A stretch of the Modestobacter marinus genome encodes the following:
- a CDS encoding zinc-ribbon domain-containing protein → MDCIDEILRIGGVAAVERFPGPRKDRLTRCLTCGVEAHYKLSYTVEKNASQERTCRTCYWRAWATERRAEAWREQRVYQREEIVARLDTGGWEFLRTLMDETGDHEPILASCRRCGLIRALRMGDAGFGCICSRNTRSRHPTDAPVEKVPLMESGLEALAWWDHDANDERALSTVSVRATRSAHWRCPDCDHRFPAKVSVMAERPSCPACSELAAAKLQEENELAKATPVADVSELLSAWDDEANPRLVMVGDGGHYRFRCPRGHRPRLSVTRFHSAGCPHCAAAATRAKPQWLADVLPELAEQWHPTRNGKYTPHNVRWDSTRKVRWRADCCGHEWPATVRDRDKYQRQRCPRCRTILGSLAWCDPGLAAEWSPANPVSAWQVRPHANPNFTPEWVCATNTDHVWSMSLSSRSNGAECPECRPTGKSRVELEHHAAAEEVFGNARSNALLRDAAFTARQAWTVDVLVTTDGRSVAIEYDGAYWHAAPAKVLVDTAKSRDLLAAGYHVVRLREDDLSPLAIDDPRYREFRVYSSAPRPRQVIDAVRDWLGVSVDS, encoded by the coding sequence TTGGACTGCATCGACGAGATCTTGCGCATCGGCGGGGTCGCGGCCGTCGAGCGCTTCCCTGGCCCGCGGAAGGACCGGCTAACGCGGTGTCTGACCTGCGGCGTTGAGGCGCACTACAAGCTGAGCTACACGGTGGAGAAGAACGCCAGCCAGGAGCGCACCTGCCGCACCTGCTACTGGCGGGCGTGGGCCACGGAGCGACGAGCTGAGGCCTGGCGCGAGCAGCGGGTGTACCAGCGCGAGGAGATCGTCGCGCGCCTGGACACCGGCGGCTGGGAGTTCCTCCGAACGCTGATGGACGAGACGGGAGATCACGAGCCGATCCTGGCGAGTTGCCGCCGGTGCGGGCTGATCCGCGCCCTGCGCATGGGTGATGCCGGCTTCGGGTGCATCTGCTCCCGCAACACCCGTTCCCGCCATCCCACCGACGCACCGGTGGAGAAGGTCCCGCTCATGGAGTCGGGCTTGGAGGCACTGGCCTGGTGGGACCACGACGCCAACGACGAGCGTGCGCTGTCGACGGTCAGCGTGCGGGCGACCCGGTCGGCCCACTGGCGCTGCCCGGATTGCGACCATCGCTTCCCGGCCAAGGTGTCGGTGATGGCCGAGCGGCCCTCCTGCCCGGCCTGCAGCGAACTGGCGGCAGCGAAGCTGCAGGAGGAGAACGAGCTGGCCAAGGCCACACCGGTGGCCGACGTCTCCGAGCTGCTGTCGGCGTGGGACGACGAGGCGAACCCGCGTCTCGTGATGGTCGGCGACGGGGGCCACTACCGCTTCCGGTGCCCGCGAGGGCATCGTCCGCGGCTGTCGGTGACCCGCTTCCACAGCGCCGGCTGCCCTCACTGCGCGGCGGCGGCCACGCGCGCAAAGCCCCAGTGGTTGGCCGACGTGCTGCCCGAGCTCGCCGAACAGTGGCACCCCACCCGCAATGGCAAGTACACCCCGCACAACGTGCGCTGGGACTCGACACGGAAGGTCCGGTGGCGCGCGGACTGCTGCGGCCACGAGTGGCCGGCGACGGTGCGCGATCGGGACAAGTACCAGCGGCAGCGCTGCCCGCGGTGTCGCACCATCCTCGGATCGCTGGCCTGGTGTGACCCCGGCCTGGCTGCGGAGTGGAGTCCCGCCAACCCGGTCAGTGCATGGCAGGTCCGACCGCACGCCAATCCCAACTTCACGCCGGAGTGGGTGTGCGCCACCAACACCGACCATGTCTGGTCGATGTCGCTGTCGTCCCGCTCGAATGGCGCCGAATGCCCGGAGTGCAGGCCGACCGGCAAGTCCCGCGTCGAGCTCGAGCATCACGCCGCTGCCGAGGAGGTCTTCGGCAACGCCCGGTCCAACGCGCTGCTGCGCGACGCCGCGTTCACCGCACGTCAGGCGTGGACCGTCGACGTGCTGGTGACCACCGACGGCCGAAGCGTGGCCATCGAGTACGACGGCGCCTACTGGCATGCGGCTCCCGCCAAGGTGCTGGTGGACACCGCCAAGAGCCGCGATCTGCTGGCCGCCGGCTACCACGTGGTCCGGCTGCGGGAGGACGACCTTTCACCGCTGGCCATCGACGACCCCCGCTACCGGGAGTTCCGGGTGTACTCGTCCGCGCCGCGGCCGCGGCAGGTCATCGACGCCGTCCGCGACTGGCTCGGCGTCTCCGTCGACAGTTGA
- a CDS encoding helix-turn-helix domain-containing protein: protein MSATRTCPACGYSHTYASDALADFHHARHSCTKHRQDIERARRRVQGARSRVERDCTHPRAQHVHGTRVAYVRDRCRCTDCTAANTAAGRAVHRAQTFGRWQPFVDATPVREHLCALRAAGIGVEQIAMLAGLSTSHVRELADPGRDGNAGIRRVRPRTAHQVLRIRVDEASRAPRSHVVATGTRRRLRALIAIGWPHDELAARLGRSSSGLRRSMRSNAVAARTAQDVTALYEQLWSLRPPQSTDDQRAAADAARTFAAERGWLPPLAWDDIDTDPDPGPHTECPGTDDDVDEIAIERALAGDGVRLEHLTLAEQDEVVRRLTERGKSIRDIAEQLATTKRTISRRRASINAA, encoded by the coding sequence ATGAGCGCCACCCGGACCTGCCCGGCCTGCGGCTACAGCCATACCTACGCCAGCGACGCCCTCGCCGACTTCCACCACGCGCGCCATTCCTGTACCAAGCACCGGCAGGACATCGAGCGAGCACGTCGCCGTGTCCAGGGCGCTCGAAGTCGGGTGGAGCGGGACTGCACCCATCCACGTGCTCAGCATGTGCACGGAACCCGCGTCGCCTATGTCAGGGACCGCTGCCGATGCACCGACTGCACTGCCGCCAACACCGCGGCCGGCCGCGCCGTGCACCGCGCGCAGACCTTCGGCCGATGGCAGCCGTTCGTGGACGCGACCCCGGTGCGCGAGCACCTCTGCGCGCTACGGGCCGCCGGCATCGGCGTCGAACAGATAGCCATGCTCGCCGGCCTCTCCACCAGCCACGTCCGCGAACTGGCCGACCCCGGGCGGGACGGCAACGCCGGCATCCGGCGGGTCCGACCCCGGACCGCCCACCAGGTCCTGCGCATCCGGGTCGATGAGGCCAGTCGGGCGCCGCGCAGCCACGTCGTCGCCACGGGCACTCGTCGCCGGCTGCGGGCCCTGATCGCCATCGGATGGCCCCACGACGAGCTGGCCGCCAGGCTCGGCCGAAGCTCCTCCGGCCTTCGACGCAGCATGCGCAGCAACGCCGTCGCCGCGCGGACCGCCCAAGACGTCACCGCCCTCTACGAACAGCTGTGGAGCCTGCGCCCACCGCAGTCCACCGATGACCAGCGCGCCGCCGCCGACGCCGCCCGGACCTTCGCCGCCGAACGCGGCTGGCTGCCACCTCTGGCTTGGGACGACATCGACACCGACCCAGACCCCGGACCCCACACTGAGTGCCCAGGGACGGATGACGATGTCGACGAGATCGCCATCGAGCGCGCACTCGCTGGCGACGGCGTCCGCCTCGAGCACCTGACCCTCGCTGAGCAGGACGAAGTCGTCCGCCGCCTCACCGAGCGCGGTAAGTCCATCCGCGACATCGCCGAACAGCTCGCCACCACCAAGCGCACGATCTCCCGCCGGCGTGCGTCCATCAACGCCGCATGA
- a CDS encoding phage major capsid protein, with translation MLAGADFVTNPVTALVLANLKEATGSGKPLLSPDPTPATRRVIFGVPLPTSPEAPVGTIWGLPADRVVTAVQRNAEVKADRSVFFTSDRVAVRRPAGSALAPRTLPALVRIRLAAT, from the coding sequence GTGCTCGCGGGTGCTGACTTCGTCACCAACCCGGTGACGGCGCTGGTGCTGGCCAACCTGAAGGAAGCCACCGGGTCGGGCAAACCACTGCTGTCCCCTGACCCGACCCCGGCGACCCGGCGGGTGATCTTCGGAGTGCCGCTGCCAACCTCCCCGGAGGCCCCGGTCGGGACGATCTGGGGACTGCCCGCCGACCGGGTGGTGACCGCCGTCCAGCGCAACGCTGAGGTCAAGGCCGACCGGTCGGTGTTCTTCACCAGCGACCGGGTCGCCGTGCGGCGACCTGCCGGGTCGGCTTTGGCTCCCCGCACACTGCCGGCTCTGGTGCGGATCCGGCTCGCCGCGACCTGA
- a CDS encoding translation initiation factor IF-2 N-terminal domain-containing protein, which translates to MPGKARVHELAKEFGVDSKTLLAKLKELGFFVKSASSLVEAPVARQLRECFPHAQRSTSPLGRPAPRSAVREHAAPLPPVRRTSSALPPRPQPLPAFPSRRPRREWYRGTPPEGLTKYLLDHYVVWRRDPDGRSPGGSYSYFDDEVRQARDLSAEWAPTLFDGLEFADIVRWVREGAPAKYAGDLHRAGVRPEELSWSYEDRGAEPLSMRLIRGQWTAEMVVNEVERRRRLG; encoded by the coding sequence ATGCCAGGTAAGGCCCGCGTACACGAACTCGCCAAGGAGTTCGGAGTCGATAGCAAGACCCTGCTCGCCAAGCTCAAGGAGCTGGGCTTCTTCGTGAAGTCAGCGTCCAGCCTCGTAGAGGCGCCGGTGGCCCGACAGCTGCGGGAGTGCTTCCCGCACGCGCAACGATCAACGTCGCCGCTAGGTCGTCCAGCTCCGCGATCAGCGGTGCGGGAGCACGCTGCCCCGTTGCCGCCCGTGAGACGGACGTCGTCTGCGCTGCCACCACGGCCGCAGCCTCTGCCCGCCTTCCCGAGCCGCCGACCCAGGCGTGAGTGGTATCGCGGAACCCCGCCGGAGGGGCTCACCAAGTACCTGCTCGACCACTACGTCGTCTGGCGGCGGGATCCGGACGGGAGGTCGCCGGGTGGCTCCTACTCCTACTTCGATGACGAGGTCCGCCAAGCGAGAGACCTCTCGGCCGAGTGGGCGCCGACTCTCTTCGATGGCCTCGAGTTCGCGGACATCGTGCGGTGGGTGCGGGAGGGTGCGCCTGCCAAGTACGCGGGCGATCTGCACCGAGCGGGCGTCCGTCCAGAGGAGCTCAGTTGGTCGTACGAGGACCGCGGCGCCGAGCCCCTGAGCATGCGACTGATCCGCGGTCAGTGGACGGCGGAGATGGTCGTCAACGAGGTCGAGCGGCGGCGTCGACTGGGGTGA
- a CDS encoding TIGR02391 family protein, which yields MREFKQTTEVRNEPYTLAKGPMKDMEAFREDAANRGRGVLRAAIFALETLSENSPLDDASIDPELWAHVQGLVADDDWAKIPAAVAIFLEDKVRTWGGDPRTAKYEVIVGTWLYANVMRSDGPLRLGGQANEHDGWRFLGQGLAQALGNVDRHRIQKRPDVKRYAMGVLGLGSLVLTQIRFEHPARILEAESEDPQ from the coding sequence GTGCGGGAGTTCAAGCAAACTACCGAGGTGAGGAACGAGCCATACACGCTCGCCAAGGGGCCAATGAAAGACATGGAGGCGTTCCGGGAGGACGCCGCCAACCGAGGACGCGGCGTCCTTCGAGCCGCGATCTTTGCTCTAGAGACGCTCAGTGAGAACAGTCCCCTTGACGACGCCTCGATCGATCCGGAGCTGTGGGCTCACGTTCAAGGGCTCGTCGCCGACGACGACTGGGCCAAGATTCCCGCCGCCGTGGCCATCTTCCTGGAGGACAAGGTCCGGACCTGGGGTGGTGACCCACGCACGGCCAAGTATGAAGTTATCGTCGGCACGTGGCTCTACGCCAACGTCATGAGGAGTGACGGCCCTCTGCGCCTCGGGGGCCAAGCGAATGAACATGACGGCTGGCGGTTCCTGGGGCAAGGCCTCGCGCAGGCGCTCGGCAACGTAGACCGACACCGCATCCAGAAGCGCCCAGACGTGAAGCGTTACGCCATGGGCGTCCTCGGCCTGGGCAGTCTTGTGCTCACTCAGATCCGGTTCGAGCACCCGGCGCGCATCTTGGAAGCCGAGTCCGAGGACCCGCAGTGA
- a CDS encoding endonuclease domain-containing protein, translating to MNLQRARRAGQRLPREHDFCVNPTCGTEITHLRRDAKYCSRRCRNQVEARKLAAAREAKRGRPWVPTSTGCETCGADLTERRAARPNGAVRFCSDECWKEAYYGRPEWPLERRDYNARFNFSLPPGRYIEMVQEQGNVCAIDGCPNEAISVDHDHRCCDGAYSCGRCVRAILCRTCNSGIGMLRDDPALVRAAAEYLDHWDARTRSPVAADA from the coding sequence ATGAACCTCCAGCGTGCACGCCGCGCCGGCCAGCGCCTGCCTCGCGAACACGACTTCTGCGTCAACCCCACCTGCGGCACCGAGATCACCCATCTGCGCCGCGACGCCAAGTACTGCAGCCGCCGCTGCCGCAACCAGGTCGAGGCCCGGAAGCTGGCGGCCGCCCGCGAGGCCAAGCGCGGCCGGCCGTGGGTCCCGACTTCGACCGGGTGCGAGACGTGCGGGGCCGACCTCACCGAGCGCCGCGCCGCGCGCCCCAACGGCGCGGTCCGGTTCTGCAGTGACGAGTGCTGGAAAGAGGCCTACTACGGCCGCCCCGAGTGGCCCCTGGAGCGGCGCGACTACAACGCCCGCTTCAACTTCAGCCTGCCACCGGGGCGCTACATCGAGATGGTCCAGGAGCAGGGCAATGTCTGCGCGATCGACGGCTGCCCCAACGAGGCCATCTCCGTCGACCACGACCACCGATGCTGCGACGGGGCCTACTCGTGCGGCCGCTGCGTGCGCGCCATCCTCTGCCGAACCTGCAACTCCGGGATCGGCATGCTGCGCGACGACCCAGCACTGGTGCGCGCGGCCGCCGAGTACCTCGACCACTGGGACGCCAGAACCCGCTCGCCTGTCGCCGCGGACGCGTAG
- a CDS encoding site-specific integrase produces the protein MGTFGRIGFLLLSSGEVQARARFRDFDGRTRLVSKTGTTRAAAERALKTELAARRGPGGAGVITASSRVSALVEAWLAADHGWSTGTERTYRSVIRTSVLPAFGQLTLQEVTPGRVGRALTAIAKASGPGAAKTARACLSGMFSHAIDDGAITANPVRDATVRIDTTAKKAPRALTVDQTARLVELFRGSARANDLDLPDIVDWMLATGARIGEAVALRTGETAGQPLLDLEAGTWEVNATAVRVPKQGMVVQPRTKTAAGWRIIAVPELAVDVVRRRLTSPHRPDTELVFPAPLPAPCATQTACPVTCASCWTPSSARPAAGPASSRRQARRRPAARSAAPRGRGRGLPRAPSARPSPPAWTRPGSRHGRSPTSSATPTPR, from the coding sequence GTGGGCACGTTCGGCAGGATCGGCTTCCTGCTTCTGTCCAGCGGTGAGGTCCAGGCCCGCGCCCGGTTCCGCGACTTCGACGGTCGCACCCGCCTGGTCTCCAAGACCGGTACCACCCGTGCCGCCGCCGAGCGGGCGCTGAAGACCGAGCTGGCCGCCCGCCGCGGGCCCGGGGGAGCCGGGGTCATCACCGCCAGCTCCCGGGTGTCCGCACTCGTCGAGGCGTGGCTGGCCGCCGACCACGGCTGGTCGACCGGCACCGAGCGCACCTACCGCTCGGTGATCCGCACCTCGGTGCTGCCTGCCTTCGGTCAGCTGACCTTGCAGGAGGTCACCCCCGGCCGGGTCGGCCGGGCGCTCACCGCGATCGCGAAGGCGAGCGGGCCCGGTGCGGCCAAGACCGCCCGCGCCTGCTTGTCGGGGATGTTCTCCCACGCCATCGACGACGGCGCCATCACCGCCAACCCTGTCCGCGACGCCACCGTCCGGATCGACACCACCGCCAAGAAGGCACCCCGGGCGCTGACCGTCGACCAGACCGCGCGGCTGGTCGAGCTGTTCCGGGGGAGTGCTCGGGCAAACGACCTGGACCTCCCCGACATCGTCGACTGGATGCTCGCCACCGGCGCCCGGATCGGGGAGGCGGTGGCGCTGCGCACCGGGGAGACCGCCGGCCAGCCGCTGCTGGACCTGGAGGCCGGCACCTGGGAGGTCAACGCCACCGCGGTGCGGGTGCCCAAACAAGGGATGGTCGTCCAGCCGCGCACCAAGACCGCCGCCGGCTGGCGGATCATCGCCGTGCCCGAGCTCGCGGTGGACGTGGTGCGCCGCCGGCTGACGTCACCCCATCGGCCGGACACCGAGCTGGTGTTCCCGGCGCCGTTGCCGGCACCTTGCGCGACCCAAACAGCGTGTCCGGTGACTTGCGCCAGCTGCTGGACTCCTTCGAGTGCGCGGCCTGCGGCGGGACCGGCTTCCAGCCGACGACAAGCACGACGGCGGCCGGCCGCCCGGTCCGCTGCGCCGAGGGGCCGTGGTCGTGGGTTACCTCGCGCACCTTCCGCAAGACCGTCGCCACCCGCCTGGACGAGGCCGGGTTCACGCCACGGCAGGTCGCCGACCAGCTCGGCCACGCCAACCCCTCGATGA